One window of Triticum dicoccoides isolate Atlit2015 ecotype Zavitan chromosome 5A, WEW_v2.0, whole genome shotgun sequence genomic DNA carries:
- the LOC119302000 gene encoding tRNase Z TRZ2, chloroplastic-like: MATTTTTLFSLAPLRLTHRRLLAPAPGTASRFRTLAAKKAAASTVSGSGGGAGSGLLSVLDRALTDEEEYRRARAQVQRKGVEAEGYAIEGISVGGHETCVTVPSLNVAFDIGRGPLFAVRQDHLFITHAHLDHIGGLPMYIATRGLYNLKPPTVFVPPCIRDDVEEMLQIHRRMSRIDLEVELVALDLGETYEIRNDLVARPFQTHHTVPSQGYVIYSVRRKLKKQYAHLKGSQIVKLKQSGSEITDTILYPEVAFTGDTTSDFILDPRNADALRAKVLITEATFLDDQVDVDHAREHGHMHLSEIMEHSQWFRNEAIILTHFSNRYSLEDIRKAVSRLQPKLISKVVALTEGFKSEYS, from the exons atggcgaccaccaccaccaccctcttCTCCCTCGCCCCGCTCCGCCTCACCCACCGCCGACTCCTTGCCCCCGCCCCCGGCACGGCCTCCCGCTTCCGGACGCTCGCCGCGAAGAAGGCGGCCGCCTCCACCGTCTCCGGGTCCGGCGGGGGCGCGGGGAGCGGGCTGCTCTCGGTGCTCGACCGGGCGCTCACCGACGAGGAGGAGTACCGCCGCGCGCGCGCCCAGGTGCAGCGCAAGGGCGTGGAGGCGGAGGGGTACGCCATCGAGGGGATCTCGGTGGGCGGGCACGAGACCTGCGTCACCGTGCCGTCCCTCAACGTTGCCTTCGACATCGGCCGCGGCCCGCTCTTCGCCGTGCGCCAGGACCACCTCTTCATCACCCACGCCCACCTCGACCACATC GGCGGTCTTCCAATGTATATAGCAACCCGCGGCCTCTACAATTTGAAGCCTCCAACCGTATTTGTACCTCCATGCATAAGGGATGATGTTGAGGAGATGCTTCAGATCCATCGTAGAATGAGTAGAATTGACCTGGAAGTTGAATTGGTTGCTCTTGACTTGG GAGAAACATATGAAATACGCAATGACCTTGTTGCCAGACCATTTCAGACTCACCATACTGTACCCAGCCAG GGCTACGTCATATACTCTGTTAGAAGAAAGTTGAAAAAACAATATGCCCATTTGAAGGGAAGTCAAATAGTAAAATTAAAGCAATCAGGCTCTGAG ATTACAGATACCATACTGTACCCAGAAGTTGCCTTTACCGGAGATACAACATCTGATTTTATTCTTGACCCACGGAATGCGGATGCCTTGAGAGCAAAGGTTCTTATAACCGAG GCAACCTTCCTAGATGACCAAGTTGATGTTGATCATGCTCGAGAGCATGGCCACATGCATCTGTCTGAG ATAATGGAGCATTCCCAATGGTTTAGAAATGAGGCAATTATACTCACTCATTTCTCAAATCGATATAGTCTTGAG GATATTCGGAAAGCTGTTTCCAGGCTACAGCCAAAGTTAATTTCGAAGGTTGTTGCTCTGACAGAAGGCTTCAAATCTGAATATAGCTAA